A single genomic interval of Dehalococcoidia bacterium harbors:
- a CDS encoding ParB N-terminal domain-containing protein, with protein MEIVTVELSRIRPEPCTAPKALDTSVGKYGVLHPLLLEAIDDKKYDFGVVDGRRRRQSAQNNKLKQVPAIILPADVCRELIGLSEHYSRSPSPAIEAEYFAALISGGMTQTELAVALGISQGKISQRLALREKLIPELFEMLRSGTLIATVAREITSLDSQAQRSLLKQATKGQRLTIKYLNGLKREKMMSTLDLVAIPEVPQDKKKICPHCGKEI; from the coding sequence ATGGAAATCGTGACGGTGGAGCTAAGCCGCATAAGGCCTGAGCCATGCACTGCGCCCAAAGCGTTAGATACAAGCGTGGGCAAGTACGGAGTATTGCATCCTCTTCTCTTGGAAGCGATCGATGACAAGAAGTACGACTTCGGCGTGGTCGACGGCAGGCGGCGCCGGCAGAGCGCTCAGAATAACAAGCTGAAACAAGTGCCCGCTATCATACTGCCCGCCGACGTGTGCCGCGAGCTCATCGGGCTCTCCGAGCACTACAGCCGGTCGCCATCCCCGGCGATCGAGGCGGAGTATTTCGCGGCCCTCATCTCCGGCGGCATGACGCAGACCGAGCTGGCCGTGGCGCTGGGCATCAGCCAGGGGAAGATCAGCCAGCGGCTGGCGCTGCGCGAGAAACTTATCCCCGAGCTCTTCGAGATGCTGAGATCAGGTACTCTCATAGCTACAGTGGCCAGGGAAATCACTTCTCTCGATAGCCAGGCGCAACGCAGCTTGTTAAAACAGGCCACGAAAGGCCAGAGGCTGACCATTAAGTATCTGAACGGCCTTAAGCGCGAGAAAATGATGTCGACCCTCGACCTGGTGGCGATCCCGGAGGTCCCTCAAGATAAAAAGAAGATATGCCCGCACTGCGGAAAGGAGATATAG
- a CDS encoding methyltransferase domain-containing protein — MSEKTYVLWGTKKGDPSYAEQIITETKDKGHLEKAKKWAAENDFVNIRTMVHREGDRPNFGSALRILGAAALGYTAWATANFFLKRSEALDIARSLAADKGMINLGAGCNRDSLTMGICSLPEVVTNADINAGGPNSVIANFESGRLPFADRQFDVAFASHVLEHLVNWETALDEWNRIADRVIVVLPHPLSIMGHVAREHVQHFSHADARAIEAAWPRTKIFQ, encoded by the coding sequence ATGAGCGAGAAGACTTATGTGCTATGGGGCACCAAGAAGGGCGATCCCAGCTATGCCGAGCAGATCATCACGGAAACCAAAGATAAGGGGCACCTCGAGAAAGCGAAGAAGTGGGCGGCGGAAAACGACTTCGTAAACATCAGAACCATGGTCCATAGGGAAGGCGATAGGCCGAATTTTGGCAGTGCTCTCCGAATTCTGGGAGCTGCAGCTCTCGGGTATACGGCATGGGCCACAGCCAATTTCTTCCTCAAGCGCAGCGAGGCGCTGGATATCGCCCGGTCGCTGGCCGCGGACAAAGGCATGATAAACCTGGGCGCCGGCTGCAACCGGGACTCTTTGACCATGGGCATCTGCAGCCTGCCCGAGGTAGTGACCAACGCCGATATCAACGCCGGCGGCCCCAACTCCGTAATCGCAAACTTCGAATCCGGGCGCCTGCCCTTCGCCGATCGACAATTTGACGTAGCCTTCGCCAGCCATGTCCTGGAGCACTTGGTGAATTGGGAGACCGCGCTGGATGAGTGGAATAGAATCGCGGACCGTGTTATAGTAGTGCTGCCCCATCCGCTGAGTATAATGGGGCACGTAGCCCGGGAGCACGTCCAGCATTTCAGCCACGCCGACGCCCGGGCGATCGAGGCCGCCTGGCCCCGAACCAAAATCTTCCAATAG